One window of Phycisphaeraceae bacterium genomic DNA carries:
- a CDS encoding protein kinase has protein sequence MDQSEANNPTRRTEGEAPTSPIDSPVPQAPSEFAPSAARAHVPFMMPVQIAGYRIIRLIGAGGMGLVYEAEQEALQRRVALKLMQPGAVSNEALARFEAEARALARLRHPGIAQVFDTGVYRPDGHDASIVPFLSMELVVGSVTLQEFAERSDVDLETKLRVMIEVCGALEHAHDAGVVHRDLKPSNILVNPNQGEPAEDGSRIKIIDFGIAKLLGDGSRTITSHGQIVGTPSYMAPEQLGHGQVDNRSDVYSIGVILYQLCTGRLPLAVPRGLDRQNLERALFETTPALPRTLDRRLQGDLETIILKCLQKAPLERYQSIGELRADLEAFLSGDPIRATRIGRLELARRAIGRFSARQPLAAFAMCVGGALLISMFLVFPAISNWSGVARWYSNLVVKAAPAEGMLPSLRDVRVIAIDNETDFEAIATRQHVEGVSNGDIKSVRLLHAEVLKKLAASTPRAVAIDVMFLRPTPFDKPLLESIHELRNKGVGVVLASPSWSFSDEGEVAIAPEFAASAWSAPPTGGFVGEHWAMDLALVRPEKEIVPGFSLLGFAAWREPAAEVAIAIRDDIAEVRYFKPGTQRRATLRSPDRLRFSGLQHPDVADPARGIEIGDVIPATIVPLPIGALEDCTISMQKFFAMSDGDLQREFSGRLAVIGNASDAGGDIQESPKGLSVPGVWTNAATIQQLLREKMIDIPNTSVVWLVGAGLALVGACAGFWFSSTWRAIVLIGTLTLIAICVSVLMLRTGGIYWNPLPGIAAGWLGCGFALMVTHDRRRSTRGLLRSS, from the coding sequence GTGGATCAGTCCGAAGCGAACAACCCGACCCGGAGAACCGAGGGCGAGGCCCCGACCTCGCCGATCGACTCGCCGGTGCCGCAGGCGCCATCGGAGTTCGCTCCTTCGGCGGCGCGCGCCCACGTGCCCTTCATGATGCCGGTCCAGATCGCGGGCTATCGGATTATCCGCCTGATCGGCGCGGGCGGAATGGGCTTGGTGTATGAGGCCGAGCAGGAGGCGCTCCAACGGCGCGTCGCTCTCAAGCTCATGCAGCCCGGCGCGGTGAGCAACGAAGCGCTCGCGCGCTTCGAAGCGGAGGCGAGGGCGCTTGCAAGGCTGCGGCATCCCGGGATCGCTCAGGTCTTTGATACCGGGGTGTACCGTCCGGACGGGCACGACGCATCGATTGTTCCGTTTCTCTCGATGGAGCTGGTGGTCGGGAGCGTCACGCTCCAAGAATTCGCCGAGCGATCCGACGTTGATCTCGAGACAAAGCTGCGGGTGATGATCGAAGTGTGCGGAGCGCTCGAGCACGCGCACGATGCGGGTGTGGTGCACCGAGATCTAAAGCCATCGAACATTCTCGTGAATCCGAACCAAGGCGAGCCGGCCGAAGACGGGTCGCGGATCAAGATCATCGACTTTGGAATCGCCAAGCTCCTGGGCGACGGCTCGCGGACGATCACTTCGCACGGTCAAATCGTCGGCACGCCGAGCTACATGGCGCCGGAACAACTCGGCCACGGCCAGGTTGACAACCGGTCGGACGTTTATTCGATCGGTGTGATTCTCTATCAGTTGTGCACCGGAAGGCTGCCGCTGGCGGTGCCGCGCGGGCTGGATCGCCAGAATCTCGAGCGCGCGCTGTTCGAGACGACACCCGCGCTGCCGCGGACGCTGGATCGGCGATTGCAGGGCGATCTCGAAACGATCATTCTCAAGTGCCTGCAGAAGGCGCCGCTCGAGCGTTACCAGTCAATCGGAGAGTTGCGAGCGGATCTGGAGGCGTTTCTCTCGGGCGACCCGATCCGGGCCACCCGGATCGGAAGATTGGAGCTGGCGCGCAGGGCGATCGGGAGATTCTCGGCACGCCAGCCGCTCGCGGCGTTTGCGATGTGCGTCGGTGGGGCGCTTCTCATCTCGATGTTTCTGGTGTTCCCCGCAATCAGCAACTGGTCGGGGGTCGCGCGGTGGTATTCGAACCTGGTGGTGAAGGCGGCGCCGGCGGAGGGAATGCTGCCGTCGCTCCGGGATGTCCGCGTGATCGCGATCGACAACGAGACCGACTTTGAAGCGATCGCGACCCGGCAGCACGTCGAAGGGGTCTCGAACGGCGACATCAAGTCTGTGCGGCTCCTCCATGCCGAAGTCTTGAAGAAACTGGCGGCGAGCACTCCTCGTGCGGTAGCGATCGACGTGATGTTTCTGCGTCCAACTCCGTTTGACAAGCCGCTGCTCGAGTCGATTCACGAACTGAGAAACAAGGGCGTCGGTGTCGTGCTTGCGAGCCCGTCGTGGTCTTTTTCGGATGAGGGCGAGGTGGCGATCGCGCCCGAATTCGCGGCTTCGGCGTGGTCCGCTCCCCCGACAGGCGGATTTGTTGGCGAGCATTGGGCGATGGATCTGGCCCTTGTGCGCCCGGAAAAGGAAATCGTTCCCGGGTTCTCTCTGCTGGGGTTCGCGGCGTGGCGGGAACCCGCGGCAGAAGTCGCCATCGCGATTCGGGATGACATCGCGGAGGTTCGCTACTTCAAACCGGGGACCCAGAGACGCGCGACCCTGCGCTCGCCGGATCGGCTGCGATTCTCGGGGCTACAGCACCCCGACGTTGCGGATCCGGCGCGCGGGATCGAGATCGGAGATGTCATACCGGCAACGATCGTGCCGCTCCCGATCGGCGCGCTCGAAGATTGCACGATTTCGATGCAGAAGTTTTTCGCGATGTCGGACGGCGATCTGCAACGCGAGTTTTCGGGGCGGCTCGCGGTGATCGGGAACGCTTCAGACGCCGGTGGCGATATCCAGGAATCTCCGAAGGGGCTGAGCGTGCCCGGCGTCTGGACGAACGCGGCGACGATCCAGCAATTGTTGCGCGAAAAGATGATCGATATTCCGAACACGAGCGTTGTGTGGCTCGTCGGAGCGGGCCTGGCGCTTGTGGGCGCGTGCGCCGGCTTCTGGTTTTCGAGCACATGGCGCGCGATTGTGCTGATTGGAACATTGACGCTGATCGCCATATGTGTTAGCGTTTTGATGTTGCGAACGGGAGGGATCTATTGGAATCCTCTTCCCGGGATCGCGGCCGGGTGGTTGGGCTGCGGGTTTGCGCTGATGGTGACGCATGATCGGCGTCGGTCTACGCGCGGCCTGCTGAGGAGTAGTTGA
- the glgP gene encoding alpha-glucan family phosphorylase → MPETARVAYFSMEVGVDPKVPTYSGGLGVLAGDLLRSAADLALPVVGITLLHRAGYFDQTIDSTGVQREAPVRWNPADRLELQQPRVVVKLNGRKVTVQAWKYTVKPTHPKGAEIPVYFLDTDVPDNEPEDRQITDALYGGDQRHRLTQEGLLGIAGIYMLRALGCADIQTYHMNEGHGALVTVELLAEYSYKRKTTPADPEVIAATRRACAFTTHTPVAAGHDQFPLDMVFEVLGEQSAIHEGAPYVQNHQLNMTRLALYYSRFTSAVARRHAEVSREMFPGARIDYVTNGIHAPTWASPEIQAILDKHCPDWRADYRAIRRALFAPDDAIASAHAAAKRRLIELVNRQTGAKMKEDVFTIGFARRATGYKRADLLVSDLDRLRFIVSKAGAIQIIYAGKAHPKDFQGKEIIQRIVERLRELAPGIQGVFIQNYDITLAKHLVSGVDLWLNNPVIPLEASGTSGMKAALNGVPSLSTADGWWLEGCVEGVTGWTIGRDSFEVNAVAHAATPPEEDAASIYKHLENDILPMYYHDRAMWTQVMRHAIALNGSQFNSNRPMSEYAELAYRLGK, encoded by the coding sequence ATGCCAGAGACAGCTCGCGTCGCGTATTTTTCGATGGAAGTCGGGGTCGACCCCAAGGTTCCGACCTATTCCGGAGGCCTCGGAGTCCTCGCCGGGGATCTGCTCCGGTCCGCCGCTGATCTCGCCCTGCCGGTCGTGGGAATCACACTCCTGCATCGGGCCGGCTACTTCGATCAGACCATTGACTCGACCGGCGTGCAGAGGGAAGCTCCCGTTCGCTGGAATCCCGCCGATCGATTGGAACTCCAGCAGCCGCGTGTGGTTGTGAAGCTCAACGGGCGCAAGGTCACGGTGCAGGCCTGGAAGTACACCGTCAAGCCGACTCACCCCAAAGGGGCGGAAATTCCGGTCTATTTTCTCGACACCGATGTGCCGGACAACGAGCCCGAAGATCGGCAAATCACCGACGCGCTCTACGGCGGCGATCAACGCCACCGCCTCACGCAGGAAGGGCTGCTCGGAATCGCCGGGATCTACATGCTCAGGGCGCTCGGGTGCGCCGACATCCAAACCTACCACATGAACGAAGGGCACGGCGCGCTCGTCACCGTTGAACTGCTCGCGGAGTATTCGTACAAGCGAAAGACAACTCCCGCCGACCCGGAAGTGATCGCCGCGACCAGGAGGGCGTGCGCGTTCACCACACACACACCCGTCGCGGCGGGCCACGACCAATTCCCCCTCGATATGGTCTTCGAAGTGCTCGGCGAACAGTCGGCGATTCACGAGGGAGCTCCGTACGTCCAGAATCACCAACTGAACATGACGCGCCTTGCGCTCTACTACAGCCGCTTTACCAGCGCGGTCGCGCGCCGGCACGCCGAAGTCAGCCGCGAGATGTTCCCGGGCGCCCGAATCGATTACGTCACCAACGGGATCCACGCCCCGACATGGGCCTCGCCCGAGATTCAGGCGATTCTCGACAAGCATTGCCCCGACTGGCGCGCCGACTACCGGGCCATCCGCCGCGCGCTCTTCGCTCCCGACGACGCAATCGCTTCGGCGCACGCCGCGGCAAAGCGCCGACTCATCGAACTCGTGAATAGGCAGACCGGCGCGAAAATGAAGGAAGATGTCTTCACCATCGGCTTTGCGCGACGTGCAACCGGGTATAAGCGCGCCGACCTCCTCGTTTCCGACCTCGATCGCCTTCGGTTCATTGTGTCGAAGGCCGGAGCGATCCAGATCATTTATGCGGGCAAAGCGCATCCAAAGGATTTCCAGGGAAAGGAAATCATCCAGCGGATCGTCGAGCGCCTGCGAGAACTCGCCCCCGGAATCCAGGGCGTTTTCATCCAAAACTACGACATCACGCTTGCCAAGCATCTCGTCAGCGGAGTCGATCTCTGGCTGAACAATCCCGTCATTCCGCTCGAGGCGTCGGGGACCAGCGGCATGAAGGCGGCGCTCAACGGCGTACCGAGCCTCTCGACCGCCGATGGATGGTGGCTCGAGGGCTGTGTCGAAGGCGTCACCGGATGGACCATCGGCCGCGATTCATTCGAGGTGAACGCTGTGGCACACGCGGCGACTCCTCCCGAAGAAGACGCGGCTTCGATCTACAAACACCTCGAAAACGATATCCTTCCGATGTACTACCACGATCGCGCGATGTGGACACAGGTGATGCGACATGCCATCGCGCTCAACGGCAGCCAGTTCAACAGCAATCGGCCTATGAGCGAGTACGCGGAGCTGGCGTATCGACTCGGCAAGTAA
- the mutS gene encoding DNA mismatch repair protein MutS → MPDPRETPAMQQYYRFKKRHEGCVLLFRIGDFYEMFDDDAVAVSKAIGLTLTQRTAGVPMAGVPHHQLETYLKKLIDKGFRVAVCEQTELAENAKGVIQRDVTRVLTPGTLVDGPLLDDGAAIKLASIFFVGSGDDSDAAIAVVDASTGQFSLVHASGQAGGAAIIDELMRRSVRELLYAATADGAIPPRVKQCLAALGISGTPRPSWQFRMEEARGAITGHFKVKSLAGYGVRDDDPAVCAAGAILRYLLETQTPGAEDGKQSTGRGTLSHLRPPTLDLPGDSMIVDAVSLRALEIERVIRAAPGGSEGGLEGSLLGVFLTGPSGGVCRTAMGKRLLREWLCRPACRREVIEKRHGAVAALCEDRRLSGELRELLSEQPDVARIAGRVALARATPRDLVALAKGICRGPAALERISSVPALAQSADSLARVGEVLAQIGKQIVASCNDEVPGHLREGGLIKDGVDAELDEARSLQKDAGTWLVEYQERLLREHSLPGLKVGYNKIFGYYIELTTSQAKQAPAAFTRKQTLKNAERYITPELHEFERKVSTAETRALARERELFDSMCASVAAKLAALAVYADAIAEVDVLLGFAEHAVRAGWVRPEMSDEGTLVIHDGRHPVLERSLGRDFVPNDVEIGAAEAPAMALITGPNMAGKSTFIRQVALITLLAHAGSFVPAARATIGLCDRIFTRIGADDALHAGQSTFMVEMTETANILHHATPKSLVILDEIGRGTSTLDGLSLAWAITEFLGNKGCRTLFATHYHELTDLAERDDLGMSGRIRNLHVAVREWPLDSDSSPGGETQIIFLHRILPGKTDQSYGIHVARLAGLPQSVVGRAREVLASFAVHHGLGETMASAKGAVSASASNGQLALFTEYLHHPAVGELRELKLDSMSPMQAFDALRRLQQSVEKTSASK, encoded by the coding sequence ATGCCCGACCCTCGTGAAACGCCCGCGATGCAGCAGTATTACCGCTTCAAGAAGCGGCACGAAGGCTGTGTTTTGTTGTTTCGCATCGGCGATTTCTACGAGATGTTCGACGATGATGCGGTTGCCGTGAGCAAGGCGATCGGGCTCACGCTGACGCAGCGGACCGCGGGTGTGCCGATGGCGGGCGTGCCTCATCATCAGCTTGAGACGTATCTCAAGAAGTTGATCGACAAGGGGTTTCGCGTCGCGGTCTGCGAGCAAACGGAACTCGCGGAAAACGCCAAGGGCGTGATCCAGCGCGACGTGACGCGCGTGCTGACGCCGGGAACGCTCGTGGACGGGCCGCTGCTCGACGACGGCGCCGCGATCAAACTCGCGTCGATTTTCTTTGTCGGGAGCGGAGACGATTCGGATGCCGCGATCGCCGTTGTGGATGCATCCACCGGCCAATTCAGTCTTGTGCACGCGAGCGGCCAGGCGGGCGGCGCTGCGATCATCGACGAACTCATGCGGCGGAGCGTGCGCGAGTTGCTCTACGCGGCGACCGCCGACGGAGCGATTCCGCCGCGCGTGAAGCAGTGTCTGGCGGCGCTTGGAATCAGCGGCACGCCGCGGCCTTCGTGGCAGTTCCGCATGGAAGAGGCTCGGGGCGCAATCACCGGTCACTTCAAAGTGAAGTCTCTCGCGGGTTACGGAGTCCGCGATGACGATCCGGCGGTCTGCGCGGCGGGCGCGATTCTTCGGTATCTACTGGAAACGCAGACACCCGGCGCAGAGGATGGAAAGCAATCAACGGGCCGGGGCACGCTTTCTCACCTGCGTCCGCCGACGCTGGATCTGCCGGGCGACTCGATGATTGTGGATGCGGTGAGCTTGCGAGCGCTCGAGATCGAGCGTGTCATCCGCGCGGCGCCCGGGGGTTCCGAGGGCGGGCTCGAAGGTTCCTTGCTTGGCGTGTTTCTCACCGGACCATCAGGAGGCGTTTGCCGCACGGCGATGGGCAAACGCCTGCTGCGAGAGTGGCTGTGCCGCCCGGCGTGCCGGCGCGAAGTGATCGAGAAAAGGCACGGCGCCGTGGCGGCATTGTGCGAAGATCGACGGCTGAGCGGCGAACTTCGTGAATTGCTTTCGGAACAGCCCGACGTCGCGCGGATCGCGGGGCGGGTGGCGCTCGCGCGTGCGACGCCTCGGGATCTGGTCGCGCTCGCGAAAGGGATCTGCCGCGGTCCGGCGGCGCTGGAACGGATCAGCTCGGTGCCGGCACTTGCCCAGAGCGCCGACTCACTCGCGCGGGTTGGGGAAGTGCTTGCTCAAATCGGGAAGCAAATCGTCGCGAGTTGCAACGATGAAGTTCCGGGGCACCTGCGCGAAGGCGGGCTTATCAAAGACGGTGTCGATGCGGAGCTTGATGAGGCACGCTCGCTTCAGAAGGATGCGGGCACGTGGCTGGTCGAGTATCAGGAACGCTTGCTCCGCGAGCACTCGCTCCCCGGCCTCAAAGTCGGATACAACAAAATCTTCGGATACTACATCGAGTTGACGACATCGCAGGCCAAGCAGGCGCCCGCCGCGTTCACTCGAAAGCAGACGCTGAAGAACGCCGAGCGCTACATCACGCCCGAGCTGCACGAATTCGAGCGCAAGGTGAGCACGGCCGAAACGAGAGCGCTCGCGCGCGAGCGGGAATTGTTTGACTCGATGTGCGCGTCGGTCGCCGCGAAGCTCGCCGCACTTGCCGTATACGCCGACGCGATCGCGGAAGTCGATGTCTTGCTCGGCTTTGCGGAACATGCGGTGCGCGCCGGGTGGGTGCGCCCCGAAATGAGCGATGAAGGCACGCTGGTAATCCACGACGGGCGGCATCCGGTGCTGGAGCGCTCGCTCGGGCGCGACTTTGTTCCCAACGACGTCGAGATCGGCGCCGCCGAAGCGCCGGCGATGGCGCTCATCACTGGGCCGAACATGGCGGGCAAGAGCACGTTCATCCGGCAGGTCGCCCTGATCACGCTGCTCGCGCACGCGGGCAGCTTCGTGCCGGCGGCACGTGCGACGATCGGACTCTGCGATCGGATCTTCACACGCATCGGCGCCGACGACGCGCTCCACGCCGGCCAATCGACCTTCATGGTCGAGATGACGGAGACGGCGAACATTCTGCATCACGCGACACCGAAGTCGCTTGTCATTCTGGACGAAATCGGGCGCGGCACGAGCACGCTCGACGGCCTTTCGCTCGCGTGGGCGATCACCGAATTCCTTGGAAACAAGGGCTGCCGCACCCTCTTCGCGACGCACTACCACGAACTGACCGACCTGGCGGAACGCGATGATCTGGGCATGTCCGGGCGGATCCGCAATCTGCACGTGGCGGTGCGCGAGTGGCCGCTCGATTCGGATTCGAGCCCGGGCGGAGAGACGCAGATCATCTTCCTTCATCGAATCCTGCCCGGAAAGACCGATCAGTCCTACGGCATCCACGTCGCGAGGCTGGCGGGCCTGCCTCAGTCGGTGGTGGGGCGTGCGCGGGAGGTTCTGGCGAGTTTCGCCGTGCATCACGGGCTGGGCGAAACGATGGCGAGCGCGAAGGGGGCCGTTTCTGCTTCCGCCTCGAACGGACAGCTCGCGCTTTTCACCGAGTATCTGCATCATCCGGCCGTCGGCGAACTCCGCGAGTTGAAGCTCGATTCGATGAGCCCGATGCAGGCGTTTGATGCGCTCCGGCGGCTTCAGCAGTCGGTCGAAAAAACCTCGGCGAGCAAGTGA
- a CDS encoding ABC transporter ATP-binding protein, translating into MLRLTNLRKSYGNLIAVDDVSLEVRRGEVFGLLGPNGAGKSTTIGMCVGLITPDSGSVEIEGAGSPTQESARAHLGVAPQSLAIYDELSGAENLSVFGRLYGLGGPQLSDRVHRVLDLVGLLPRATDRAGTYSGGMKRRLNLAAALIHEPPILLLDEPTAGVDPQSRNNILDTVRELARAGKTIIYTTHYMEEAQKLCDRVGIIDKGKLLCVGAVDELVCAHGGRSIVRIERSDKHEQIETDAPLREISGVLAGAPAAEPVTGIHIERPNLESVFLNLTGRSLRD; encoded by the coding sequence GTGCTCCGGCTCACCAATCTCCGAAAGTCGTACGGCAATCTGATCGCCGTCGACGATGTTTCGCTCGAAGTGCGAAGGGGTGAAGTCTTCGGGTTGCTCGGTCCCAACGGCGCCGGCAAGAGCACGACGATCGGCATGTGCGTCGGTTTGATCACCCCCGATTCCGGAAGCGTCGAGATCGAGGGTGCGGGTTCGCCCACGCAGGAAAGCGCGCGTGCTCACCTGGGCGTCGCGCCGCAGTCGCTCGCGATCTATGACGAACTCTCGGGCGCGGAGAACTTGTCGGTGTTCGGCCGGCTCTACGGGCTTGGCGGGCCCCAACTGAGTGATCGCGTTCATCGCGTGCTCGATCTGGTCGGCTTGCTGCCTCGAGCAACCGATCGGGCCGGAACGTACTCCGGCGGCATGAAGCGGCGGCTCAACCTTGCCGCGGCACTGATTCACGAACCGCCGATTCTGCTCCTTGATGAGCCGACCGCCGGAGTCGATCCGCAGAGCCGCAACAACATTCTCGATACCGTGCGTGAGCTGGCGCGAGCAGGCAAGACGATCATCTACACCACGCACTACATGGAAGAGGCGCAGAAACTCTGCGACCGCGTGGGGATTATCGATAAAGGAAAATTGCTCTGCGTCGGCGCCGTGGATGAGCTTGTCTGCGCGCACGGGGGACGGAGCATCGTCCGCATCGAGCGCTCGGACAAGCACGAGCAGATCGAGACCGATGCGCCGCTGCGTGAAATTTCCGGCGTGCTCGCGGGCGCGCCGGCGGCGGAGCCGGTGACCGGCATCCACATCGAACGGCCAAATCTTGAAAGCGTCTTTCTGAATCTGACGGGAAGGAGCCTGCGCGACTGA
- a CDS encoding ABC transporter permease, translating into MGVTAGIKAMWAIAWTDVRLLLRDRAAAFFTFVFPIIFAIFFGLVFGGDAKKGKIEIAVAQLDKGALASDFVSNLQKMDGFNVTLADSEIAGEKLVREGKVSACVVVPQGFEKGFENLFASGKGPEVPVLIDPSKSGENGLLQGRLMEQSFMMMAKSFSQLDRLKKQLQQARDMIAKSKDVDLSRKLMFGTLFQNVETFVNDANKPGEDGKPAISENSMSGFSPMQLDIKDIRRQRNLPTNAYEVSLPQGIVWGLMGCVTAFVSTLARDRQRGTLLRLRCAPLTRWHIIGGKAIAGFWSCMLVQWLLIGIFAMFFHVALPNPPLLVLATVFSACAFVGVMMFLAVLGRSGEGSAGFGRSVILIMALIGGGTLPVFFMPAFMKPVSMASPFKWSVDAIECATWRGTGLEGMTLPLIVLAGVAIGGFVLGSLFFRRAMRE; encoded by the coding sequence ATGGGCGTGACCGCCGGAATCAAAGCGATGTGGGCGATCGCGTGGACCGACGTGAGACTCTTGCTGCGCGATCGTGCCGCGGCGTTCTTCACGTTCGTGTTTCCAATCATCTTTGCGATCTTTTTCGGGCTGGTTTTCGGCGGCGATGCGAAGAAAGGGAAAATCGAGATCGCTGTGGCGCAGCTCGACAAGGGGGCGCTCGCCTCGGACTTCGTCAGCAATCTTCAGAAGATGGATGGGTTCAACGTCACGCTCGCGGACTCGGAGATAGCTGGTGAGAAGCTTGTCCGCGAGGGAAAGGTGTCCGCTTGTGTCGTCGTGCCTCAGGGATTCGAGAAGGGGTTTGAGAATCTGTTTGCCAGCGGCAAGGGGCCGGAAGTTCCGGTGCTGATCGACCCATCCAAATCGGGCGAGAACGGGCTGTTGCAGGGAAGGCTCATGGAACAGAGCTTCATGATGATGGCAAAGTCGTTCTCGCAGCTCGATCGCTTGAAAAAGCAATTGCAGCAGGCGCGCGACATGATCGCGAAGTCGAAGGACGTCGATCTCTCGCGCAAGCTCATGTTCGGGACGCTCTTTCAGAACGTCGAGACGTTCGTGAACGATGCGAACAAGCCCGGTGAGGACGGCAAGCCCGCCATCAGCGAGAATTCGATGTCCGGTTTCAGCCCGATGCAGTTGGACATCAAGGACATTCGGAGGCAGCGCAATCTACCGACGAACGCGTACGAGGTGTCGCTGCCTCAGGGGATCGTGTGGGGGCTCATGGGCTGCGTGACCGCGTTTGTTTCGACGCTCGCGCGCGATCGGCAGCGCGGCACGCTCCTGCGGCTGCGCTGCGCACCGCTCACGCGCTGGCACATCATCGGGGGGAAGGCGATCGCCGGTTTCTGGTCGTGCATGCTCGTGCAGTGGCTGCTGATCGGGATTTTCGCGATGTTCTTTCACGTGGCGCTGCCCAATCCGCCGCTGCTCGTGCTCGCGACCGTCTTTTCGGCGTGCGCGTTCGTGGGCGTGATGATGTTCCTTGCCGTGCTCGGGCGCTCGGGCGAGGGTTCTGCGGGCTTCGGCCGCAGCGTGATCCTGATCATGGCGCTGATCGGGGGCGGCACGTTGCCGGTGTTTTTCATGCCGGCGTTCATGAAGCCGGTGAGTATGGCGAGCCCGTTCAAGTGGTCGGTTGATGCGATCGAGTGTGCGACGTGGCGCGGCACGGGCCTGGAAGGAATGACTTTGCCTCTGATCGTGCTCGCCGGCGTCGCCATTGGCGGCTTTGTGCTCGGATCGCTGTTCTTCCGCAGGGCGATGCGGGAATAG